The following coding sequences lie in one Capnocytophaga stomatis genomic window:
- a CDS encoding glycogen/starch synthase, with the protein MKDKKVLFVSSEVMPYSPENEISKMSFEAPRMVNSNGGQIRIFMPRFGNINERRHQLHEVIRLSGMNIVINDIDVPLIIKVASIPKERIQVYFIDNDEYFKRKATFSDENGELFPDNDERCIFFAKGVVETVKKLNWLPDIIHIHGWLASLLPLYLRTYYKDEPIFHESKIITSVFNRDFEGNLDATLVNKVSFDGISSRASDALKEPNYFNLMKVAAKNSDGVIIVGDEMSEDFSTFLKGLKKPILYNTDQETFQESYRDFYLQILKK; encoded by the coding sequence ATGAAAGATAAGAAAGTGCTTTTTGTATCTTCTGAAGTAATGCCTTATTCTCCTGAAAATGAGATATCAAAAATGTCTTTTGAAGCTCCAAGGATGGTTAATAGCAATGGTGGGCAGATACGAATTTTTATGCCTCGCTTCGGAAATATCAATGAGAGAAGGCACCAACTTCACGAAGTAATTCGGCTCTCAGGGATGAACATTGTTATCAATGATATTGATGTGCCCTTGATTATCAAGGTTGCCTCCATACCAAAGGAACGTATTCAAGTTTATTTTATCGATAATGATGAATATTTCAAAAGGAAAGCTACTTTTTCGGACGAAAACGGAGAATTATTCCCTGATAATGACGAACGCTGTATTTTTTTCGCAAAAGGTGTAGTAGAAACTGTTAAAAAACTAAATTGGCTGCCTGATATTATTCACATTCACGGCTGGTTAGCTTCCTTATTACCTTTGTATTTAAGGACTTATTACAAAGATGAGCCTATTTTCCACGAAAGTAAAATAATTACTTCTGTGTTTAATAGAGATTTTGAGGGTAATTTGGATGCTACTTTGGTTAATAAAGTAAGCTTTGATGGCATCAGCTCCAGAGCTTCGGACGCCTTGAAAGAACCTAACTATTTCAATTTAATGAAGGTAGCGGCAAAAAATTCAGATGGAGTGATTATTGTGGGAGATGAAATGTCTGAAGATTTTAGTACTTTCCTTAAAGGACTTAAAAAGCCAATACTTTACAACACTGACCAAGAAACTTTTCAAGAATCTTACCGAGATTTTTATTTGCAAATTTTAAAAAAATAA
- the panC gene encoding pantoate--beta-alanine ligase: MRIYTQQKELKNTISTYKKEGKTIGFVPTMGALHEGHLSLISKSLSENDVTIMSIFVNPTQFNNAEDLKKYPRTLEADVEKIKKISEKVIVYAPNAEDIYGENVVSEKFNFEGLDKVMEGEYRPGHFDGVGTVVKKLFEIVTPDKAYFGEKDYQQLLIIKKMVTQTQLPVQVIGCPIIRDEKGLALSSRNQRLSKERQAEATYIYQVLQEVKNQFETKNPIEIGDWVKKQFEAKEGFDLEYFIIAEADTLAEITKKESGKKYRSFIVVYVDGVRLIDNLEI; encoded by the coding sequence ATGAGAATTTATACGCAACAAAAGGAGCTAAAAAACACAATTTCAACATATAAAAAAGAAGGTAAAACTATTGGGTTTGTTCCTACTATGGGAGCTTTGCATGAAGGGCATTTATCGTTGATTTCCAAATCTTTATCGGAGAATGATGTGACTATTATGAGCATTTTTGTAAACCCAACGCAGTTTAACAATGCAGAAGATTTGAAGAAATATCCACGAACGCTTGAAGCAGATGTTGAGAAAATAAAAAAAATTAGTGAAAAAGTAATTGTTTACGCTCCTAATGCAGAAGATATTTATGGCGAAAATGTGGTTTCTGAAAAATTTAATTTTGAAGGACTTGACAAGGTGATGGAAGGAGAATATCGTCCGGGGCATTTTGATGGAGTGGGGACAGTAGTGAAGAAACTTTTTGAGATTGTAACTCCGGATAAAGCTTATTTTGGAGAAAAAGATTATCAACAACTACTCATTATCAAGAAGATGGTTACTCAAACACAGTTGCCCGTTCAGGTGATTGGTTGCCCCATTATTCGAGATGAAAAAGGATTGGCTTTAAGTTCAAGAAATCAGAGACTTAGCAAGGAAAGGCAAGCTGAGGCTACTTACATTTATCAAGTGCTACAAGAGGTTAAAAATCAGTTTGAAACAAAAAATCCTATTGAAATTGGAGATTGGGTTAAAAAACAGTTTGAAGCCAAAGAAGGGTTTGATTTAGAGTACTTTATTATAGCTGAGGCAGATACATTAGCCGAAATCACAAAAAAAGAATCAGGCAAAAAATATAGGTCTTTCATCGTTGT